In the genome of Cryptococcus deuterogattii R265 chromosome 6, complete sequence, one region contains:
- a CDS encoding methylated-DNA-protein-cysteine methyltransferase → MGDIADLTAKTYDIARLIPPGRVTSYGHIAKLAGYPTYSRHVGNALKMLPSDSEVPWQRVVNSKGIISPRGDLGLGVARQKERLEDEGVEVETLAGAGGERVDLRRWGWFPETLPQDREE, encoded by the exons ATGGGAGACATTGCAGATCTAACAGCAAAGACATATGATATAGCAAGGCTTATCCCACCAGGACGTGTGACTAGCTATG GCCATATCGCTAAGCTTGCTGGATATCCTACGTACTCGAG GCATGTAGGCAATgctttgaagatgttaCCCTCAGACTCTGAAGTACCTTGGCAG CGCGTTGTCAACTCGAAAGGAATAATTTCTCCTCGTGGCGATCTTGGACTAGGAGTTGCCAGGCAAAAGGAACGActagaagatgaaggtgtggaAGTTGAGACTTTGGCTGGGGCAGGAGGCGAAAGAGTGGATTTaagaagatggggatggtTCCCAGAAACTTTACCACAagacagagaagaataA
- a CDS encoding mitochondrial intermembrane space import and assembly protein 40, giving the protein MFSRSFFNASRALARRSLSTRSGPAPSSLWSSRNAIIAGTTLTITVLAITSERRKVCNESAQKAPSPRDSIIEQDTLKENVHKKSAREDEFSGESAKSETLTSSGSVEKAADEAVQVLEEKEAEAAEPSQGAYNPETGEINWDCPCLGGMATGPCGEQFKAAFSCFVYSEAEPKGVDCVELFKVMQDCFRDHPEVYGEEIDDDDEAPTQEEKMEEKVEAAKEETAAPAAAP; this is encoded by the exons ATGTTCTCCCGCTCATTCTTCAACGCCTCTCGAGCACTTGCCCGTCGATCTCTCAGCACCCGCTCTGGACCTGCGCCTTCGTCTTTATGGTCTTCCCGTAACGCCATTATTGCAGGTACGACTCTCACTATCACTGTTTTGGCCATCACCTCTGAGAGGCGGAAGGTATGCAACGAATCTGCCCAGAAGGCTCCTAGCCCCAGGGATAGTATAATTGAGCAGGACACCTTGAAGGAGAACGTCCACAAGAAGTCTG CCagggaggatgagtttTCAGGAGAATCCGCCAAGTCTGAGACCTTAACGTCATCAGGTAGCGTAGAGAAGGCCGCCGACGAGGCTGTCCAAGTccttgaggaaaaggaggctGAAGCCGCTGAGCCCTCACAAGGCGCTTACAATCCTGAGACCGGAGAGATCAACTGGGATTGCCCT TGTCTTGGTGGTATGGCCACCGGCCCTTGCGGCGAGCAGTTTAAGGCcgccttctcttgcttcgTCTACTCTGAGGCTGAGCCCAAGGGTGTTGACTGTGTTGAGTTATTCAAGGTGATGCAGGACTGCTTCAGGGATCACCCCGAAGTTTATGGAGAGG AGattgatgacgacgatgagGCCCCTACccaggaggaaaaaatggaagaaaaggttGAGGCGGCCAAAGAGGAGACTGCTGCCCCCGCTGCTGCTCCTTAG